Proteins co-encoded in one Bacillus paramycoides genomic window:
- the divIVA gene encoding septum site-determining protein DivIVA — protein sequence MPLTPLDIHNKEFGRGFRGYDEDQVNEFLDQIIKDYELVIREKKALEEKVAQLEGKLDHFSNIEDTLNKSIVVAQEAAEEVKRNAQKEAKLIVREAEKNADRIINEALVKSRKVAFDIEELKKQAKVFRTRFRMLLETQLEMLNNDDWDKLIELEDEVDELLKKEETV from the coding sequence GTGCCGTTAACACCATTAGATATTCATAACAAAGAATTTGGTCGCGGATTCCGTGGCTATGATGAAGATCAAGTAAATGAGTTTCTTGATCAAATTATCAAAGATTATGAATTAGTCATTCGTGAGAAAAAAGCTTTAGAAGAAAAAGTTGCGCAATTAGAAGGGAAGTTAGATCATTTCTCTAATATTGAAGATACGTTAAACAAATCTATCGTTGTTGCACAAGAAGCAGCAGAGGAAGTAAAACGTAATGCGCAAAAAGAAGCAAAATTAATTGTACGTGAAGCTGAAAAGAATGCAGACCGTATTATTAACGAAGCGTTAGTAAAATCAAGAAAAGTTGCTTTTGATATTGAAGAGCTAAAGAAACAAGCGAAAGTATTCCGCACTCGTTTCCGTATGTTATTAGAAACGCAGCTTGAAATGTTAAACAACGATGATTGGGATAAACTAATTGAGTTAGAAGACGAAGTAGACGAGCTGTTGAAAAAAGAAGAAACAGTGTAA
- a CDS encoding RNA-binding protein, with the protein MSIYEHFRPDEEVFVDKVLEWKRAAEYHQVKLTDFLDPRQQQIVTMVIGQGDVAVQFEGATPHAERKRALIYPDYLVVNEEEFQVEVLEIDYPSKFYTLEHRKILGTFMSLGLTREKCGDILLQEDRAQIVVAKEVVSYIEMNLQSIGKVKVSLSPVQGEKILQIQETWGEKSGTVSSLRLDVMLAEMLHISRQKVQPFIKNGLVKVNWKTVEQTSYECYPGDVFSVRGYGRSKLFSVEGRTKRDKWRILYGILK; encoded by the coding sequence ATGAGCATCTATGAGCATTTCAGACCCGATGAAGAGGTCTTTGTGGATAAGGTGTTAGAGTGGAAGCGGGCGGCAGAGTACCATCAAGTGAAGTTAACAGACTTTCTTGATCCAAGACAACAACAAATTGTCACTATGGTAATAGGGCAAGGAGATGTTGCTGTACAATTTGAAGGTGCAACGCCTCATGCAGAACGCAAAAGAGCACTCATTTATCCGGACTATCTAGTAGTAAATGAAGAGGAATTTCAAGTAGAAGTATTGGAAATTGACTATCCTTCCAAGTTTTATACGCTAGAACATAGGAAAATATTAGGAACATTCATGTCTCTCGGTTTAACGAGAGAAAAATGTGGTGATATTTTGCTTCAAGAAGATCGTGCCCAAATCGTAGTCGCAAAAGAAGTTGTATCTTATATTGAGATGAACTTACAATCTATAGGGAAAGTGAAAGTCTCCTTATCGCCAGTGCAAGGAGAAAAAATTCTACAGATACAAGAAACGTGGGGAGAGAAATCTGGAACGGTTTCTTCACTCCGTTTAGATGTTATGTTAGCTGAAATGTTACATATATCCCGACAGAAAGTACAACCTTTCATAAAAAATGGACTAGTAAAAGTGAATTGGAAAACTGTGGAGCAAACTTCATATGAATGTTATCCAGGAGATGTTTTTTCAGTGAGAGGGTATGGACGAAGTAAATTGTTTTCTGTAGAAGGTAGAACAAAGCGCGACAAATGGAGAATTTTGTATGGTATACTAAAATGA
- a CDS encoding YggT family protein translates to MDTVLRILVTAIEIYSWALIIYILLSWFPGAKESTFGDFLARICEPYLEPFRRFIPPLGMIDISPLVAIFALRLATSGLVTLFGYFL, encoded by the coding sequence ATGGATACAGTTTTAAGGATTTTAGTTACTGCTATCGAAATATACTCGTGGGCACTTATTATTTACATTCTCCTATCATGGTTCCCAGGTGCAAAGGAATCAACTTTCGGAGACTTTCTTGCCCGTATTTGTGAACCGTATTTAGAACCATTTCGCAGATTTATTCCACCGCTTGGTATGATTGACATCTCACCACTCGTTGCGATTTTTGCGTTGAGACTTGCTACAAGTGGTTTAGTAACTTTATTCGGCTATTTCTTATAG
- a CDS encoding cell division protein SepF, protein MSWSKVKYFFFDTPEEKEAAQYSYEKEQTDMKKQQDPPEQQDVTFPKAQTKQNVVSIETAKQSSKVVLLEPRTYSEAQGIADHLKGRRAVVINLQRMSTDQAVRIVDFLSGTVYAIGGDIQKIGPKTFMCTPENVDIVGAISELFGEEEETNIKRW, encoded by the coding sequence ATGAGTTGGTCAAAAGTAAAATACTTCTTTTTTGATACACCTGAAGAAAAAGAAGCAGCTCAATATAGTTATGAAAAGGAGCAAACAGACATGAAGAAGCAGCAAGATCCGCCAGAACAACAAGATGTTACGTTTCCAAAAGCGCAAACGAAACAAAATGTTGTGAGCATTGAAACAGCAAAGCAATCTTCAAAAGTTGTTTTATTAGAACCACGCACATATTCGGAAGCGCAAGGGATTGCGGACCATTTAAAAGGCAGACGAGCTGTTGTGATTAATTTACAACGAATGTCTACTGATCAAGCTGTACGTATCGTTGACTTTTTAAGTGGTACTGTATACGCTATAGGCGGGGACATTCAAAAAATAGGACCGAAAACATTTATGTGTACGCCTGAAAATGTAGATATTGTTGGTGCAATTTCAGAGTTATTCGGTGAAGAAGAAGAAACAAATATAAAGAGGTGGTAA
- a CDS encoding YggS family pyridoxal phosphate-dependent enzyme — protein MTVQKNLTTVNEAIKQSCARAGRSLQDIKLVAVTKTVGIEKTNEVIEAGIIDLGENRNEGFLQKYEHFGSKVNWHFIGSLQTRKVKEIINEIDYLHSLDRLSLAKEIQKRANKKVKCFIQVKTSSEESKQGLAIEETVPFIQSLQELDKIEVVGLMTMAPFTEEEEEIRRCFKELRMLQTEVQELELLHAPCKELSMGMSNDYTIAIEEGATYIRLGTILVGKA, from the coding sequence GTGACAGTACAAAAAAATTTAACAACTGTAAACGAAGCAATTAAACAATCTTGTGCACGAGCAGGACGTTCGTTGCAAGATATTAAACTCGTTGCGGTTACAAAAACGGTAGGAATTGAAAAAACAAACGAAGTAATTGAAGCTGGAATTATCGATTTAGGTGAAAATAGAAATGAAGGTTTCTTACAGAAGTACGAACATTTCGGTTCAAAAGTGAATTGGCATTTTATTGGGTCATTACAAACGAGAAAAGTAAAAGAAATCATTAATGAAATTGATTACTTACATTCGTTAGATCGTCTTTCACTTGCAAAAGAAATTCAAAAACGTGCGAATAAGAAAGTGAAATGTTTTATTCAAGTGAAAACATCATCTGAAGAATCAAAGCAAGGGTTGGCAATAGAAGAAACCGTTCCTTTTATTCAAAGTTTGCAAGAATTGGATAAGATTGAAGTGGTAGGACTAATGACAATGGCTCCGTTTACAGAAGAAGAGGAAGAAATCAGACGCTGTTTTAAGGAGTTACGTATGCTACAAACAGAGGTGCAGGAGCTAGAATTATTACATGCGCCATGTAAAGAATTATCAATGGGAATGTCTAATGATTACACGATTGCAATTGAAGAAGGTGCTACATATATTCGTTTGGGGACGATTTTAGTAGGAAAAGCGTAA
- the pgeF gene encoding peptidoglycan editing factor PgeF, whose amino-acid sequence MIEPFKYVDGILYLQAWKELGNITAGFTTKDGGVSTGSFHAMNLGLHVNDIVENVHENRRILANKLQKPLENWICSEQVHDHHVEKVGQQEKGSGVYSYEDGISKTDGIYTTNNDVLLTSCYADCVPLYFYAPSHGMIGLAHAGWKGTVKEIAKEMIQKWNAEGISRDEIHVAIGPAIGSCCYVVDDRVLTAAEQVVNGSVPYKKISDGQYAINLKEINRILCVQAGIKEENIVMSSLCTSCEEQLFFSHRRDQGKTGRMLSFIGFKEEESK is encoded by the coding sequence ATGATAGAACCATTTAAATATGTGGACGGTATACTGTATTTACAAGCGTGGAAAGAACTTGGAAACATTACTGCTGGATTTACGACAAAAGATGGTGGGGTAAGTACGGGCTCCTTTCATGCGATGAATTTAGGATTACATGTGAATGATATCGTGGAGAACGTTCATGAAAATAGACGCATTTTAGCAAATAAGTTACAGAAGCCATTAGAAAACTGGATTTGCTCTGAACAAGTTCATGATCATCATGTTGAAAAAGTAGGACAACAGGAAAAAGGAAGTGGCGTCTATTCATATGAAGACGGCATTTCAAAAACAGATGGCATTTATACGACTAATAATGATGTTCTTTTAACATCTTGTTACGCGGATTGTGTTCCACTCTATTTTTATGCGCCATCACATGGTATGATAGGACTTGCGCATGCTGGATGGAAAGGGACTGTAAAAGAAATTGCAAAGGAAATGATTCAAAAATGGAATGCAGAAGGCATTTCGAGGGATGAAATTCATGTTGCAATCGGACCAGCAATTGGATCTTGTTGTTACGTTGTTGATGATCGAGTATTAACAGCAGCAGAGCAAGTGGTAAACGGTTCTGTCCCTTATAAAAAAATTTCTGATGGGCAGTACGCAATTAATTTAAAAGAAATTAATCGTATATTATGTGTACAAGCAGGCATAAAAGAAGAGAATATTGTAATGTCATCTCTTTGTACAAGCTGTGAAGAGCAACTATTTTTCTCGCATCGCCGTGATCAAGGTAAGACAGGGAGAATGTTGAGTTTCATAGGTTTTAAGGAGGAAGAAAGCAAGTGA
- a CDS encoding YlmC/YmxH family sporulation protein: MKVIRISELQMKDIINVSDGKRLGNIGDIEIDMNTGKIKSIIISKQARMLGIFGKDVEIVILWKEIVKIGEDVILVRVNTVNSVTETIQTPTIS, encoded by the coding sequence ATGAAAGTGATAAGAATTTCGGAATTGCAGATGAAAGATATAATAAATGTTTCAGATGGAAAAAGGCTTGGGAATATTGGAGATATTGAAATTGATATGAACACAGGGAAGATCAAATCTATAATTATTTCCAAACAGGCACGTATGTTAGGTATTTTTGGGAAAGATGTAGAAATTGTAATTCTTTGGAAGGAAATTGTGAAAATTGGGGAGGATGTCATACTTGTTAGAGTAAATACTGTTAATTCTGTAACAGAAACAATACAAACACCGACAATTTCATAA
- the sigG gene encoding RNA polymerase sporulation sigma factor SigG yields MTRNKVEICGVDTAKLPVLKNDEMRKLFREMQSGEISAREKLVNGNLRLVLSVIQRFNNRGEYVDDLFQVGCIGLMKSIDNFDLGQNVKFSTYAVPMIIGEIRRYLRDNNPIRVSRSLRDIAYKALQVREKLIAENSKEPTAMDIAKVLEVTHEEIVFALDAIQDPVSLFEPIYNDGGDPIFVMDQLSDEKQKDEQWVEELALKEGMKRLNDREKMIIRKRFFQGKTQMEVAEEIGISQAQVSRLEKSAIKQMNKTIQG; encoded by the coding sequence TTGACGAGAAACAAAGTAGAAATTTGCGGTGTTGATACAGCTAAACTTCCCGTACTAAAAAATGATGAAATGCGTAAATTATTTCGTGAAATGCAAAGTGGAGAGATAAGCGCAAGAGAGAAATTAGTGAATGGAAACTTACGTCTTGTACTGAGCGTCATCCAAAGATTTAATAACAGAGGAGAATATGTTGACGATTTATTTCAAGTTGGTTGTATCGGACTTATGAAATCCATTGATAACTTTGATTTAGGCCAAAATGTAAAATTTTCAACGTATGCTGTGCCGATGATTATTGGGGAAATACGCAGATATTTGCGTGATAACAATCCGATTCGCGTATCTCGCTCCTTACGAGATATTGCGTATAAAGCGTTACAAGTAAGGGAAAAGTTGATTGCAGAAAATTCCAAAGAACCAACAGCGATGGATATTGCAAAAGTGCTTGAAGTAACCCATGAAGAAATTGTTTTCGCTTTAGATGCGATTCAAGATCCAGTTTCATTATTTGAGCCGATTTATAACGATGGGGGAGATCCTATTTTTGTTATGGACCAGTTAAGTGATGAAAAACAAAAGGACGAGCAGTGGGTTGAAGAGTTAGCACTAAAAGAAGGAATGAAGCGTTTAAATGATCGTGAGAAAATGATTATTCGAAAACGATTCTTCCAAGGAAAAACACAAATGGAAGTTGCAGAAGAAATTGGGATTTCTCAAGCACAAGTGTCACGTTTAGAGAAATCAGCTATTAAACAAATGAATAAAACGATTCAAGGGTAA
- the sigE gene encoding RNA polymerase sporulation sigma factor SigE gives MMKLKFYLVYLWYKVLLKLGIKTDEIYYIGGSEALPPPLTKEEEEVLLNKLPKGDQAARSLLIERNLRLVVYIARKFENTGINIEDLISIGTIGLIKAVNTFNPEKKIKLATYASRCIENEILMHLRRNNKNRSEVSFDEPLNIDWDGNELLLSDVLGTDDDIITKDLEATVDRHLLMKALHQLNDREKQIMELRFGLAGGEEKTQKDVADMLGISQSYISRLEKRIIKRLRKEFNKMV, from the coding sequence ATGATGAAATTAAAATTTTATTTAGTATACCTTTGGTATAAAGTATTGCTGAAATTAGGAATTAAGACCGATGAAATTTATTACATTGGTGGAAGTGAAGCGTTACCACCGCCGTTAACGAAAGAAGAAGAGGAAGTTCTTTTAAATAAATTGCCAAAAGGAGATCAGGCGGCAAGATCGTTACTGATTGAACGCAACTTACGGCTAGTCGTATATATAGCAAGAAAATTTGAAAATACAGGGATAAATATTGAAGATTTGATTAGCATTGGAACAATTGGTCTTATTAAAGCGGTGAATACATTCAATCCAGAAAAGAAAATAAAATTAGCAACATATGCCTCACGTTGTATTGAAAATGAAATTTTAATGCATTTGCGCAGGAATAATAAAAATCGTTCAGAAGTTTCTTTTGATGAACCGCTTAACATCGATTGGGATGGAAATGAACTTTTATTATCAGATGTATTAGGTACAGACGATGATATTATTACAAAAGATTTAGAAGCAACTGTGGATCGTCATCTTCTAATGAAAGCATTACATCAATTAAATGATCGTGAAAAACAAATTATGGAACTTAGGTTTGGGCTTGCTGGTGGAGAGGAAAAGACACAAAAAGATGTGGCGGATATGCTTGGGATTTCACAGTCATACATTTCGCGTTTAGAAAAAAGAATCATAAAAAGATTACGAAAAGAATTTAATAAAATGGTGTAA
- the spoIIGA gene encoding sigma-E processing peptidase SpoIIGA, whose protein sequence is MVVYADVVWLLNACIDFLLLLLTATVLKKKIKRWRLVLGAFIGSTIVIFAFTPFASMMTHPIMKLLYSLLIVYTAFGFTTFRNYAQTVFTFYFVTFMVGGGLMGTHFFLQTNEMVNGLVQSQSISYGDPISWLFVIFGFPVIYYFSKKRIESVEVTKIHYDQIVKLKVRLAEEELELAGLIDSGNQLYDPLTKTPVMIMHISSLEHCLPAWLTEQIYSKTEIPQIPENDSGWATKLRLIPFRAVGVESQFLWAIKPDSVQIYHEGSSIVVNKVLIGLNTQQLSTNGEYQCIVHPKMLISQKMVIA, encoded by the coding sequence TTGGTTGTTTACGCCGACGTTGTTTGGTTGTTAAACGCCTGCATTGATTTTCTTTTACTTTTATTAACAGCCACCGTGTTAAAAAAGAAGATCAAAAGATGGAGGCTTGTGTTAGGGGCATTTATAGGTTCAACCATTGTTATTTTTGCCTTTACTCCTTTTGCTTCTATGATGACACATCCAATTATGAAACTACTGTACTCGTTACTTATTGTGTATACAGCATTTGGGTTTACAACGTTTAGAAATTATGCACAAACTGTTTTTACTTTTTACTTTGTTACCTTTATGGTTGGTGGAGGGTTAATGGGCACTCATTTCTTTTTGCAAACGAATGAAATGGTAAATGGGTTGGTTCAATCTCAATCAATTTCTTATGGTGACCCCATTAGCTGGTTATTTGTAATTTTTGGTTTTCCAGTAATTTATTATTTTTCTAAAAAGCGTATTGAAAGCGTAGAGGTTACAAAAATACACTATGATCAAATTGTGAAATTGAAAGTTCGATTAGCTGAAGAGGAGTTGGAACTCGCAGGTTTAATTGATAGTGGGAACCAACTTTACGACCCGTTGACGAAAACACCTGTTATGATTATGCATATTTCATCATTAGAACATTGTTTGCCAGCTTGGTTAACAGAACAAATTTATTCCAAAACAGAGATTCCTCAAATACCAGAAAATGATTCTGGATGGGCGACAAAATTACGCTTAATTCCTTTCCGGGCAGTGGGAGTAGAGAGTCAATTTTTATGGGCAATTAAGCCAGACAGTGTACAAATTTATCATGAAGGAAGTTCTATTGTCGTGAACAAAGTATTGATTGGATTAAATACACAACAGTTGTCAACCAATGGAGAGTATCAATGTATTGTGCATCCGAAAATGTTAATTTCACAAAAAATGGTAATTGCTTAA
- the ftsZ gene encoding cell division protein FtsZ, protein MLEFDTTQDQLANIKVIGVGGGGNNAVNRMIEHGVQGVDFIAVNTDAQALNLSKAETKMQIGGKLTRGLGAGANPEVGKKAAEESKEQIQEALRGADMVFVTAGMGGGTGTGAAPVVAQVAKELGALTVGVVTRPFTFEGRKRATQAASGIAAFKENVDTLIVIPNDRLLEIVDKNTPMLEAFREADNVLRQGVQGISDLIATPGLINLDFADVKTIMSNRGSALMGIGSGNGENRAAEAAKKAISSPLLETSIDGAQGVIMNITGGANLSLYEVQEAADIVASASDPEVNMIFGSVINEGLKDDIVVTVIATGFDDTIATQPPKPIIRPNANYTQQQQQPVAQPPKQREVKREMKREEPVVHERHSDSDDIDIPAFLRNRRRR, encoded by the coding sequence ATGTTAGAGTTTGATACTACTCAAGATCAATTAGCGAATATAAAAGTTATCGGTGTCGGCGGTGGCGGAAACAATGCTGTAAACCGTATGATTGAACACGGTGTACAAGGTGTAGACTTTATCGCTGTGAATACTGATGCACAAGCATTAAATCTATCAAAAGCTGAAACAAAAATGCAAATTGGTGGAAAATTAACACGTGGACTTGGTGCAGGTGCAAACCCTGAAGTAGGGAAAAAAGCTGCAGAAGAAAGTAAAGAACAGATCCAAGAAGCACTTCGTGGTGCTGATATGGTATTCGTAACTGCTGGTATGGGCGGCGGAACTGGAACTGGTGCAGCTCCAGTTGTTGCTCAAGTTGCAAAAGAATTAGGTGCATTAACAGTTGGTGTTGTAACACGTCCATTTACATTTGAAGGACGTAAGCGTGCAACACAAGCGGCATCTGGTATTGCTGCATTTAAAGAAAATGTAGATACGCTTATTGTAATTCCAAACGATCGCTTATTAGAGATTGTTGATAAAAACACGCCGATGTTAGAAGCATTCCGTGAAGCAGATAACGTATTACGTCAAGGTGTACAAGGTATTTCTGATTTAATTGCAACACCAGGTTTAATTAACTTAGACTTCGCAGACGTAAAGACAATTATGTCTAATAGAGGTTCTGCTTTAATGGGTATTGGTTCTGGTAATGGAGAAAATCGTGCTGCTGAAGCTGCGAAAAAAGCGATTTCTAGTCCATTATTAGAAACATCTATTGATGGAGCTCAAGGTGTTATCATGAACATTACGGGTGGAGCTAACTTAAGCTTATATGAAGTACAAGAAGCGGCAGACATTGTAGCTTCAGCTTCAGATCCAGAAGTAAATATGATCTTCGGTTCGGTTATTAATGAAGGACTAAAAGATGATATCGTTGTAACTGTAATTGCAACTGGTTTTGATGATACAATTGCAACTCAACCACCGAAACCAATTATTCGTCCGAATGCGAATTACACGCAACAACAGCAACAGCCAGTAGCTCAGCCTCCAAAACAACGTGAAGTAAAACGTGAAATGAAGCGTGAAGAGCCGGTTGTACATGAGCGTCATTCAGATTCAGATGATATCGATATTCCAGCATTTTTACGTAATCGTCGTAGACGATAA
- the ftsA gene encoding cell division protein FtsA, with the protein MNSNEIYVSLDIGTSNVKVIIGEMVNDSLNIIGVGNVKSNGLKKGSIVDIDETVRSIKKAIEQAERMVGIHIEQVVVGVNANQVQLLPCHGVVAVSNEDREIGNEDVLRVLDAAQVVSIAPEREFIDVVPRQFIVDGLDEINDPRGMIGVRLEMEGTLITGSRTLLHNLLRCVEKAGLEIVDICLQPLAAATVAISSDEKNRGVALVDMGGGSTTLSIFKDGELQATSVLPLGGDHITKDIAIGLKTSTENADQIKLKYGHAFYDTASEEEMFTVPIMGSDQTEQYSQLELSDIIEARVEEILMFVQDEVRKLGVKQVASGYVLTGGIASMPGVLDLAYDILHENVRIATPDYIGVREPQYTSGVGLIKHSYQKAKLRGKNVQEKQEHFEPVPAPAPTPVQQQPAKQKTRNQNNNNQNDDRMMSKVKRVFRYLWD; encoded by the coding sequence ATGAACAGCAATGAAATATATGTTAGTCTTGACATCGGTACATCCAATGTTAAAGTCATCATTGGTGAAATGGTTAATGACAGCTTAAACATTATTGGTGTTGGAAATGTAAAATCAAATGGTTTAAAGAAGGGATCGATAGTTGATATAGACGAGACTGTTCGATCAATTAAAAAAGCAATTGAACAAGCTGAGCGCATGGTGGGAATCCACATTGAGCAAGTTGTAGTAGGTGTCAATGCAAACCAGGTACAGCTACTTCCTTGTCACGGAGTAGTCGCTGTTTCAAATGAAGATCGTGAAATCGGGAATGAAGATGTCTTACGCGTTCTAGATGCAGCACAAGTTGTGTCAATTGCTCCAGAACGTGAGTTTATTGATGTGGTACCTCGACAGTTCATTGTAGACGGTCTTGACGAGATTAACGATCCACGTGGGATGATCGGTGTAAGATTAGAAATGGAAGGTACACTTATAACAGGGTCGAGAACTTTACTACATAACCTACTTCGTTGTGTAGAAAAAGCAGGTCTTGAAATTGTTGATATTTGTCTTCAACCTTTAGCGGCTGCAACAGTTGCTATATCTTCAGATGAAAAAAATAGAGGAGTAGCCCTTGTTGATATGGGGGGAGGATCTACAACTTTATCTATTTTTAAAGATGGAGAGTTACAGGCGACGAGCGTATTGCCATTAGGTGGAGACCATATAACGAAGGATATTGCGATTGGGTTGAAAACTTCAACAGAAAATGCAGATCAAATTAAGTTAAAATATGGACATGCTTTTTATGATACAGCATCTGAAGAAGAGATGTTTACGGTTCCTATTATGGGAAGCGATCAAACAGAACAATATTCTCAATTGGAATTATCGGATATAATAGAGGCTCGTGTAGAAGAAATTTTAATGTTTGTTCAAGATGAAGTACGTAAGTTAGGAGTAAAACAAGTAGCTTCTGGTTATGTACTAACAGGTGGAATTGCTTCTATGCCAGGTGTTCTTGATCTTGCATATGATATTTTACATGAAAATGTTCGTATAGCAACTCCTGATTATATTGGTGTGCGTGAGCCCCAATATACAAGTGGAGTGGGATTAATTAAACATTCTTATCAAAAAGCTAAATTACGTGGGAAAAATGTGCAGGAGAAGCAAGAGCATTTTGAACCAGTACCAGCACCAGCACCAACGCCGGTACAACAGCAACCTGCAAAACAAAAAACTCGTAATCAAAACAATAATAATCAAAATGATGACCGTATGATGTCAAAAGTAAAACGTGTATTCCGTTATTTATGGGATTAA